From the Salinimicrobium tongyeongense genome, one window contains:
- a CDS encoding SixA phosphatase family protein → MKKLILVRHGKSSWEEDLPDAERPLKKRAFKDAGLVLNAFSGFHEKPMQMWSSHATRALDTARIFQKRLEVEDKDFTIKKELYTFEVNSLRELITSCEDDVDTLMVFGHNPAITGVANQLGDQHFGNVPTTGLCLIEFEANKWQEIKDGKTVLYLFPKNLR, encoded by the coding sequence ATGAAGAAACTCATTCTCGTTAGACATGGTAAATCTTCATGGGAAGAAGATTTGCCCGATGCAGAACGCCCTTTAAAAAAGCGCGCTTTTAAAGATGCAGGACTGGTTTTGAACGCTTTTTCGGGCTTTCATGAGAAGCCGATGCAAATGTGGAGCAGCCATGCCACGCGGGCACTTGATACCGCCAGGATCTTTCAGAAAAGACTGGAAGTTGAAGATAAAGATTTTACAATTAAGAAAGAGCTTTATACTTTTGAGGTCAACTCCCTAAGGGAGCTTATCACGTCTTGCGAAGATGATGTGGATACTCTTATGGTTTTTGGCCATAACCCGGCAATCACCGGTGTGGCAAACCAGCTGGGAGACCAGCATTTTGGCAATGTGCCCACTACGGGTTTGTGTTTGATAGAGTTTGAAGCCAATAAATGGCAGGAGATCAAAGACGGGAAGACAGTTTTGTACCTGTTTCCAAAGAATTTAAGGTAA
- the ppk1 gene encoding polyphosphate kinase 1, translating to MEENQYINRELSWLQFNARVLQEAADKTVPLIERLRFLGIFSNNLDEFFKVRYATIKRIDLAGKGGKNVLGGIKANQLLEEITEIVIEQQSQSLKILDSIQNKLKDHNIFIINEKQVAKSQQAFLKNFFLQKVSPALVTIILNDLEELPRLKDSAAYLAVKMIMKDPVSKRPNSNVLSNQAREKKYVLIEIPRSIERFVVLPKEGDRQYIILLDDLIRYHLHSIFNIFEYESVTAHMIKITRDAELDIDSDLSKSFIEKISASVKDRIEGEPVRFVYDMNIDQDTLQYLMSKMGIDATDSIIPGGRYHNRRDYMNFPSLGGEELQYKPYEPLPIPGLILQGSLFKEIAKKDFLLHTPYQSFSYTVKFLREAALDPAVKSIKITIYRLAKISHIASSLINAVKNGKKVTVQIELRARFDEVANINYAEQMQQEGVNLIFGVKGLKVHSKACVIERLENEKIKRYGFISTGNLNESTARVYSDLTLFTSNQSILKEVNKVFDFFEVNYKVSRYKHLLVSPHYTRSSLVKLIQAEIDNAKEGKPAGIRLKLNSLSDYSLIDKLYEASRAGVKMKLIVRGICCLVPGVQAMSENIKVISVVDKYLEHPRIYIFENGGNPKVYISSADWMTRNMDYRVEISCPIYDKSIQKELIETFEICWSDNVKARVISIKQDNAYRRNNKPPLRSQFALYDYYLQKLETEKEKV from the coding sequence ATGGAAGAAAATCAGTACATCAACAGGGAGTTGAGTTGGTTGCAGTTTAATGCAAGGGTTTTGCAGGAAGCTGCAGACAAAACAGTGCCGTTGATTGAGAGGCTGAGGTTTCTTGGGATCTTTTCTAATAATCTCGACGAATTCTTTAAGGTGAGATATGCTACCATTAAGCGTATCGACCTTGCCGGAAAAGGCGGAAAGAACGTTTTGGGAGGCATTAAGGCCAACCAGTTGCTTGAAGAGATCACCGAAATTGTCATTGAGCAGCAAAGCCAGAGCTTAAAGATCCTGGATTCAATTCAGAATAAGCTGAAAGATCACAACATCTTTATTATAAACGAGAAGCAGGTTGCCAAATCTCAACAGGCTTTTTTAAAGAATTTCTTCCTCCAGAAGGTGAGTCCGGCGCTGGTCACCATCATCCTGAATGACCTGGAAGAGCTGCCCCGTTTAAAAGACAGTGCGGCTTACCTGGCCGTAAAGATGATCATGAAAGACCCGGTGTCAAAAAGGCCAAATTCTAATGTGCTTTCAAACCAGGCCCGGGAAAAGAAATACGTGCTTATTGAGATCCCCAGGAGTATAGAGCGCTTTGTGGTGCTGCCAAAGGAAGGGGACAGGCAGTATATTATTTTGCTGGATGATCTTATCCGTTATCATTTGCATTCTATCTTTAACATTTTTGAGTATGAGAGCGTTACCGCCCATATGATCAAAATTACGCGAGATGCAGAACTTGATATTGATAGCGATCTTAGTAAGTCGTTTATCGAGAAAATTTCGGCAAGTGTAAAAGACCGCATTGAAGGGGAGCCGGTGAGGTTTGTTTACGACATGAATATTGACCAGGATACGCTTCAGTACCTTATGAGCAAGATGGGCATTGATGCGACAGACAGTATTATTCCCGGCGGGCGCTACCATAACAGGCGCGATTATATGAACTTTCCCAGCCTGGGAGGGGAAGAGCTTCAGTATAAACCTTACGAGCCGCTGCCAATTCCAGGCTTGATCCTGCAGGGCAGTTTGTTCAAAGAGATTGCCAAAAAAGACTTTTTGCTGCACACGCCTTACCAGTCTTTTTCATATACGGTAAAGTTCCTTCGGGAAGCGGCACTTGATCCTGCTGTAAAATCGATCAAGATCACCATTTACCGCCTGGCCAAAATCTCCCATATCGCCAGTTCATTGATCAACGCAGTTAAAAACGGAAAGAAAGTTACTGTGCAAATTGAACTCAGGGCGAGATTTGATGAAGTGGCCAATATAAATTATGCCGAACAAATGCAGCAGGAAGGCGTTAACCTCATTTTTGGGGTCAAAGGCCTTAAAGTGCACTCAAAAGCCTGTGTTATTGAAAGGCTGGAAAACGAGAAAATAAAACGCTACGGCTTTATAAGTACAGGAAACCTGAATGAATCTACCGCACGTGTATATTCCGATCTCACGCTGTTTACCAGTAATCAGAGTATACTGAAAGAGGTCAACAAGGTATTCGATTTTTTTGAGGTGAATTATAAAGTAAGCCGCTACAAGCACTTACTGGTTTCCCCGCATTACACCCGAAGCAGCCTTGTAAAACTGATCCAGGCCGAAATTGATAATGCTAAAGAAGGTAAACCTGCCGGTATCAGGTTAAAGCTGAACAGCCTTTCAGATTATTCGCTTATTGATAAATTATACGAAGCGAGCAGGGCAGGCGTAAAAATGAAGCTCATTGTACGCGGAATTTGCTGTCTCGTGCCGGGAGTGCAGGCAATGAGCGAGAACATTAAGGTGATAAGTGTGGTAGATAAATACCTGGAGCACCCGCGGATCTACATCTTTGAAAATGGCGGAAATCCGAAGGTGTACATTTCCTCAGCCGACTGGATGACGCGGAATATGGATTACCGGGTAGAAATCAGCTGTCCAATCTATGATAAGAGCATTCAGAAGGAGCTTATAGAGACCTTTGAGATATGCTGGAGCGATAACGTGAAGGCCAGGGTCATTTCCATAAAGCAGGACAATGCATACAGGCGCAATAACAAGCCGCCCCTAAGATCCCAATTTGCACTTTACGACTATTATTTACAAAAACTGGAAACCGAAAAAGAAAAAGTTTGA
- the pdxH gene encoding pyridoxamine 5'-phosphate oxidase, with product MKNKLHDYRKLYQKHELLEEEIPNDPFELFHIWIREIETNKEVDEVNTMNLSTVGLDGFPMSRVVLLKEYDDEGFVFYTNYESEKGRSIAKNPKVCLSFFWPRSERQVMVKGLAQKTSEEESTAYFQSRPRGSQLGAWASRQSAVIPSREYLQKKLELLEQEFDGKDIPKPVYWGGYKVIPSEFEFWQGRPNRLHDRIYYSKEGEAWKMDRLAP from the coding sequence ATGAAAAATAAACTTCACGATTACCGAAAACTCTATCAGAAACACGAGTTGCTGGAAGAGGAAATTCCCAATGATCCATTTGAGTTATTCCATATCTGGATTAGGGAAATTGAAACCAATAAAGAAGTTGACGAAGTCAATACCATGAACCTTTCTACCGTGGGCCTTGATGGTTTTCCCATGTCACGGGTGGTGCTCCTCAAAGAGTACGATGATGAAGGTTTTGTGTTCTACACCAATTATGAATCTGAAAAAGGCAGGTCTATAGCAAAGAACCCAAAAGTCTGCCTTTCCTTTTTCTGGCCAAGGTCTGAGCGGCAGGTGATGGTAAAAGGGCTGGCGCAAAAGACTTCAGAAGAAGAATCTACAGCTTATTTTCAATCCAGGCCGCGTGGCAGCCAGTTAGGTGCCTGGGCTTCTCGGCAAAGTGCCGTGATCCCTTCACGCGAATACCTTCAGAAGAAACTTGAGCTGCTTGAGCAGGAGTTTGATGGGAAAGATATTCCAAAACCTGTATATTGGGGAGGTTATAAAGTTATACCTTCCGAATTTGAATTCTGGCAGGGCAGGCCAAACCGCTTACATGACCGTATCTATTACAGTAAAGAGGGGGAAGCCTGGAAAATGGATAGATTAGCACCATAA
- a CDS encoding Ppx/GppA phosphatase family protein — MINQRKFAAIDIGSNAVRLLIMTITEQEGREPIFKKTSLVRVPIRLGADVFLTKNISEENIRRMLDTMQAFKLLMRSHKIEKFKACATSAMRESENGEEVAKLIHEKTGVEINIIDGTDEAAIIAATDLHALIQTDKTYLYVDVGGGSTEFTLYSKGKTVASRSFRLGTVRLLENMVSQEVWDEVEGWIKKITRNYTKIDLIGSGGNINNIFKSSGKANGKPLSFLYLSSYYQLLQSFTYEERITELNLNQDRADVIVPAAKIYLSAMKWTRARRIYVPKIGLSDGIIKSLYQESLEAANRA, encoded by the coding sequence TTGATCAATCAAAGAAAGTTTGCAGCCATAGATATAGGATCCAATGCCGTGAGATTGTTAATCATGACCATCACCGAGCAGGAGGGAAGAGAACCAATTTTTAAAAAGACCTCCCTGGTAAGGGTGCCTATAAGGCTGGGTGCCGATGTTTTTTTGACCAAAAATATTTCTGAAGAGAATATCAGGCGCATGCTAGATACCATGCAGGCTTTTAAACTGCTCATGCGCTCCCATAAAATTGAAAAATTCAAAGCCTGCGCAACTTCGGCCATGCGGGAATCTGAGAACGGGGAGGAAGTGGCTAAGCTTATTCATGAAAAAACCGGAGTAGAGATCAACATCATTGACGGCACCGATGAAGCTGCCATCATTGCTGCGACCGATCTTCACGCGCTCATCCAGACCGACAAAACCTACCTCTATGTTGATGTGGGAGGTGGAAGTACCGAATTCACACTTTATTCAAAAGGAAAGACCGTTGCTTCCCGTTCGTTCAGACTGGGAACTGTGAGGTTGCTTGAAAACATGGTTTCTCAGGAAGTTTGGGATGAGGTAGAAGGGTGGATCAAGAAGATCACCCGTAATTACACGAAGATCGATCTTATAGGTTCTGGCGGAAACATCAACAATATCTTTAAAAGCAGCGGTAAAGCCAATGGGAAGCCTCTTAGTTTCCTCTATTTAAGCTCCTATTACCAGTTGCTGCAATCTTTCACTTACGAAGAACGCATTACCGAACTCAACCTGAACCAGGATAGGGCCGATGTGATTGTGCCGGCTGCAAAGATTTACCTTTCGGCTATGAAATGGACGAGGGCTAGAAGGATCTATGTACCTAAAATAGGACTTTCGGATGGTATTATTAAGTCGCTGTACCAGGAATCCCTGGAGGCTGCTAACCGTGCATAG
- a CDS encoding RsmD family RNA methyltransferase has translation MRIVSGIHKGKKIIAPKKLPVRPTTDFAKEALFNILNNQYHFSALKVIDLFSGTGNITYEFGSRGAVEIIAVDAHFECVKFINKKSDELELPVRTVKSDVFKFLKATGETANIIFADPPYDFDVDALQQIVNTTFSRNLLEEGGSLIIEHSKRIDLSQTEHFQEVRKYGNSVFSFFS, from the coding sequence ATGAGAATAGTTTCAGGAATACACAAAGGAAAAAAGATCATAGCCCCAAAAAAACTTCCGGTAAGACCCACTACAGATTTTGCCAAGGAAGCGCTTTTCAATATCCTGAACAACCAGTACCATTTTTCAGCTTTAAAGGTTATCGATCTTTTTAGCGGAACGGGCAATATCACATACGAATTTGGATCGCGGGGCGCAGTAGAGATCATTGCGGTTGACGCCCATTTTGAATGCGTGAAGTTCATCAACAAAAAGTCTGATGAACTTGAGCTTCCGGTTAGAACTGTAAAGAGCGATGTCTTTAAGTTTTTAAAGGCCACCGGCGAAACCGCCAACATTATTTTTGCCGATCCGCCCTACGATTTTGATGTTGATGCCCTGCAACAAATTGTAAACACCACCTTTTCCAGAAACCTTCTCGAAGAAGGCGGTTCCCTAATTATTGAGCACAGCAAGAGAATAGACCTCTCCCAAACAGAACATTTCCAGGAAGTAAGGAAGTACGGCAATTCGGTTTTTAGTTTTTTTTCTTAA
- a CDS encoding tRNA-(ms[2]io[6]A)-hydroxylase, whose amino-acid sequence MLGLKLPTDPRWVNIVEKNIEEILTDHAYCEQKAASTAISLIVTHPEYSELVTAMTALAREEMGHFKMVHDRILERGLTLGRDRKDEYVVKLMTFFPKGGSRVTNLIHRLLYAALIEARSCERFRLLSENLEDKELAEFYRSLMVSEANHYTMFLNFARQYGDRKEVDQKWQNLLEFEAEIMKDLGKKETMHG is encoded by the coding sequence ATGTTAGGTTTAAAATTACCCACAGATCCGCGTTGGGTCAATATTGTTGAAAAGAACATAGAGGAGATCCTTACAGATCATGCTTACTGCGAGCAGAAAGCTGCCTCTACGGCTATTTCGCTGATCGTTACCCACCCCGAATATTCGGAACTGGTCACTGCCATGACGGCTTTGGCCAGGGAGGAAATGGGCCATTTTAAAATGGTGCACGACAGGATCCTGGAACGCGGACTCACCCTTGGCCGTGACCGCAAAGATGAATATGTGGTAAAACTGATGACCTTTTTTCCAAAAGGTGGAAGCCGTGTTACCAACCTCATTCACCGCCTGCTCTACGCTGCTTTGATCGAAGCCAGGAGCTGTGAACGCTTTAGATTACTTTCAGAAAATCTTGAAGATAAAGAACTGGCAGAATTCTACAGAAGCCTAATGGTGAGTGAAGCCAACCACTACACGATGTTCCTCAACTTTGCCAGGCAATATGGAGACCGCAAAGAGGTGGACCAAAAATGGCAGAATCTGCTTGAGTTCGAGGCCGAGATTATGAAAGATCTCGGCAAGAAAGAGACTATGCACGGTTAG
- a CDS encoding ATP-dependent DNA helicase encodes MEKINAATFYKLLLKDLKFEAKVKQDLALQQLATFVIDGGKESLFLLKGFAGTGKTTIISSLVKNLWQVKKSGILLAPTGRAAKVIANYSGREAFTIHKKIYFPKKKSGAGVSFVLQPNKHRNSIFIVDEASMIPDVNNDAQMFENGSLLDDLLQYVYSGHNCKLIFIGDTAQLPPVKLEVSPALEEQKLQNTYLKDVTHIELDEVVRQSEESDILHNATLIREALREEFYESFRFELSHKKDVVRLMDGYEIMEAIEDSYRNLGHEDTTIIVRSNKRANLYNQQIRNRILFQEEEISAGDYLMVVKNNYFWVKPSSEAGFIANGDIIKVLEIFAIKELYGFRFAEIKAQMVDYPNMQPIETVVLLDTLESNHPSLTYDESNQLYQEVMKDYEEERTKYKKFLKVKNNRYFNALQIKFSYAMTCHKSQGGQWNTVFVEQPYLPNGVDKDYLRWLYTAVTRAQEKVYLIGFKDDFFAAAN; translated from the coding sequence ATGGAAAAAATAAACGCTGCCACATTCTACAAACTCCTATTAAAAGACCTCAAATTTGAAGCTAAAGTAAAACAGGACCTTGCCTTGCAGCAGCTGGCAACTTTTGTGATAGATGGCGGTAAAGAATCTTTATTTCTTCTTAAAGGTTTTGCCGGTACAGGGAAGACCACCATTATAAGTTCTTTAGTAAAAAACCTGTGGCAGGTCAAAAAAAGCGGTATTCTTTTGGCGCCAACCGGCCGGGCAGCCAAAGTAATTGCCAATTATTCGGGCCGCGAGGCTTTTACCATTCACAAGAAGATCTATTTTCCGAAGAAAAAATCGGGCGCCGGGGTAAGTTTCGTGCTGCAGCCCAACAAACACCGCAACAGTATCTTCATTGTAGATGAAGCTTCAATGATCCCCGATGTCAATAACGATGCCCAGATGTTTGAGAATGGGTCTCTTTTAGACGACCTGCTTCAGTATGTGTACTCGGGCCACAACTGTAAGTTGATCTTTATTGGCGATACCGCCCAGTTACCACCGGTAAAGCTGGAGGTGAGCCCGGCTCTTGAGGAGCAAAAACTTCAGAATACCTATTTAAAAGACGTGACGCACATAGAGCTCGATGAGGTGGTGAGGCAGAGTGAAGAAAGTGACATTTTACACAACGCAACCCTTATCAGGGAGGCACTGCGGGAGGAATTCTATGAGAGCTTCAGGTTTGAACTTAGCCACAAGAAAGACGTGGTGAGGCTTATGGATGGGTACGAGATCATGGAGGCCATTGAAGATTCCTACCGCAACCTGGGGCATGAAGATACCACCATTATTGTGCGATCCAACAAGCGGGCAAATTTGTACAACCAGCAAATAAGAAACCGTATTTTGTTTCAGGAAGAAGAGATCTCGGCGGGAGATTATTTAATGGTGGTCAAGAACAACTATTTTTGGGTAAAGCCCAGCAGCGAAGCCGGTTTTATAGCCAATGGTGATATTATAAAAGTGCTGGAGATCTTTGCGATAAAAGAATTATATGGCTTCAGGTTTGCAGAGATCAAGGCGCAAATGGTAGATTATCCCAACATGCAGCCCATAGAAACCGTGGTGCTGCTGGATACCCTTGAAAGTAACCATCCGTCGCTCACTTATGATGAGTCAAATCAACTCTACCAGGAGGTGATGAAAGATTATGAGGAAGAACGCACCAAGTACAAGAAGTTTCTAAAAGTGAAGAACAACAGGTACTTCAATGCTCTGCAAATCAAATTTTCTTATGCCATGACCTGTCATAAATCCCAGGGGGGGCAGTGGAATACCGTTTTTGTAGAGCAGCCCTACCTGCCAAACGGCGTAGATAAAGATTACCTGCGCTGGTTGTACACTGCGGTTACCAGGGCACAGGAGAAGGTCTACCTTATAGGGTTTAAAGATGATTTTTTTGCCGCGGCTAATTAA
- the kdsB gene encoding 3-deoxy-manno-octulosonate cytidylyltransferase, which produces MSTQQPLRIIAMIPARYAASRFPGKLMQDLHGKTVILRTYEAAKKTGLFEEVYVVTDSDVIFEEISSNGGNAIMSKKEHECGSDRIAEAVEDMPVDVVVNVQGDEPMIDTKSLRLLLDVFRGKDADLIDLASLKAPLADKKDILNPNNVKVITNKNDFALYFSRSPIPYPRDENTGVTWFKHIGIYAFRKQALMDFYRLPMLKLEATEKIECIRYLEYSKNIKMVETEVKGVGIDTPEDLEEARKILGESKEA; this is translated from the coding sequence ATGTCTACGCAACAACCTCTTCGTATAATAGCCATGATCCCGGCCCGGTATGCTGCCAGCCGGTTTCCGGGAAAACTGATGCAGGACCTGCACGGAAAAACCGTCATTTTACGCACTTATGAAGCCGCAAAGAAAACCGGCCTTTTTGAGGAGGTTTACGTGGTGACCGATAGCGACGTGATCTTTGAAGAAATTAGTTCCAACGGCGGCAACGCCATTATGAGCAAAAAGGAGCACGAATGTGGCAGTGACCGTATCGCCGAAGCCGTAGAAGATATGCCGGTAGATGTGGTGGTGAACGTGCAGGGGGATGAACCCATGATAGACACCAAAAGCCTTAGGCTGCTGCTCGATGTTTTCCGTGGAAAAGATGCCGATCTCATAGACCTGGCCTCTCTAAAAGCCCCTCTGGCCGACAAAAAAGACATTTTAAACCCCAATAATGTCAAGGTGATCACCAATAAGAACGATTTTGCACTGTATTTTTCCCGTTCGCCCATCCCGTACCCCAGAGATGAAAATACCGGCGTTACCTGGTTCAAACACATTGGGATCTATGCCTTCCGGAAACAGGCTTTAATGGATTTTTACCGCCTTCCAATGCTGAAGCTTGAGGCTACCGAGAAAATTGAATGCATCAGGTACCTGGAGTACAGCAAGAACATCAAAATGGTTGAGACTGAAGTAAAAGGAGTGGGCATAGATACTCCCGAAGATCTTGAAGAAGCCAGAAAGATCCTTGGCGAGAGTAAAGAGGCTTAA
- a CDS encoding DUF3822 family protein translates to MVTQSRQLNYENIKLSIQVSLSGLSFCALSKEEKRIVFFKDILFSRKLNPAQVLQQIEKQYEQEPFLKGGKPEVIVLFSNELYSLVPQEFFEEENASEYLKYNTKILETDYVAQDDIPSAAIVNVYIPYTNINNFFFEKYGEFEYRHSISVLAEEFQIQNRFQTEGTRVYLNCFPGGYDLLVYQQGKLILANSFNCNSREDFIYYLLFCAEQLDLDPSSFELILLGRIKEHSDYYDIAYTYVKEIKFLQSSFGYIFNGREEPPKGYMHYTLFKAVG, encoded by the coding sequence ATGGTGACGCAGAGTAGGCAATTAAACTACGAAAATATAAAGTTGTCCATTCAGGTTAGCCTGAGTGGACTTTCTTTTTGTGCCCTGTCTAAAGAAGAAAAAAGGATCGTCTTTTTTAAAGACATCCTCTTTTCCCGGAAACTCAATCCGGCGCAGGTGCTGCAGCAAATAGAAAAACAATACGAGCAGGAGCCATTTTTGAAGGGTGGGAAACCCGAGGTGATTGTTTTGTTCTCAAACGAATTATACAGCCTGGTGCCACAGGAATTCTTTGAGGAAGAAAATGCTTCGGAATACCTCAAGTACAACACCAAGATCCTGGAGACCGATTATGTGGCGCAAGACGATATCCCTTCCGCAGCAATCGTTAACGTATACATTCCGTACACCAATATCAACAACTTCTTTTTTGAAAAATACGGGGAGTTTGAGTACAGGCACAGCATAAGTGTACTGGCAGAAGAATTCCAGATCCAGAACCGTTTCCAAACAGAAGGTACGCGGGTTTACCTCAACTGCTTTCCCGGCGGTTACGACCTCCTGGTGTACCAGCAGGGAAAGTTGATACTGGCAAACAGCTTTAACTGCAACAGCAGGGAAGATTTTATTTACTATTTGCTCTTTTGTGCAGAACAGCTCGACCTTGATCCTTCGAGCTTTGAATTGATACTCCTGGGCAGGATCAAAGAGCATTCAGATTATTACGATATTGCATATACTTATGTGAAGGAAATAAAATTCCTTCAAAGCTCTTTTGGCTACATTTTCAACGGCAGGGAAGAACCTCCAAAAGGTTATATGCATTACACCCTTTTTAAAGCAGTAGGATGA
- a CDS encoding DNA polymerase III subunit gamma/tau: MEHFVVSARKYRPQTFKDVVGQQAITNTLLNAIEHNHLAQALLFTGPRGVGKTTCARILAKKINQDGNQDPNEDFAFNIFELDAASNNSVDDIRNLIDQVRIPPQVGKYKVYIIDEVHMLSQAAFNAFLKTLEEPPKHAIFILATTEKHKIIPTILSRCQIFDFKRITVKDAKEYLGYIAQQEGVDAEDDALHIIAQKADGAMRDALSIYDRVVSFSGKNLTRQAVTENLNVLDYDTYISATDLILKNDIPQLLLLFNEILSHGFDGHHFIAGLASHFRDLLVCKDPRTINLLEVGDNTKALYYKQSQEASSSFLLKGIELANECDLQYKSSRNQRLLVELCLMQLASVTFSDEKKKDSSYIIPPNHFTGAPIPAPALKLSSKEKEVIVNNEYAKGDSAAPSEAQLPKPAPAGAAADCAPVTPELKKEEPVTSQTPAPETSATTSETSTPETSAGEKISEKNAILDPAAARVPSAETAEKTSEEKTAIAEKPLSTKVSGLSLKSIQKKKELEAQKREAKAEEEVVKNGKFTEEQMQAAWQEFSEEQNDRGEKILASIMQTDTPALMGKNICVELPNETMKLELEKVQYHLMGFLKEKLQNTHIQLKVTVNEKAEKKFAFTPIEKFEKLREKNPLIEKLRSTFDLDI; encoded by the coding sequence ATGGAACACTTTGTAGTCTCGGCCAGAAAATACCGCCCTCAAACCTTTAAAGATGTTGTGGGCCAGCAGGCTATTACCAACACGCTACTCAATGCCATTGAACACAACCACCTGGCACAGGCCCTCCTTTTTACAGGCCCCAGGGGGGTTGGAAAGACCACCTGCGCCCGTATCCTTGCAAAAAAGATCAACCAGGACGGGAACCAGGACCCCAATGAAGATTTTGCTTTTAACATCTTTGAGCTCGATGCCGCTTCGAACAACTCGGTAGACGATATCCGGAATTTAATAGACCAGGTGCGCATCCCGCCGCAGGTTGGAAAATACAAGGTTTACATCATCGATGAGGTGCACATGCTGTCTCAGGCCGCTTTTAACGCCTTCCTGAAGACACTTGAAGAGCCGCCCAAACATGCCATTTTTATCCTGGCAACTACCGAAAAGCACAAGATCATTCCCACTATCCTTTCCCGCTGTCAAATTTTTGACTTTAAAAGGATCACGGTAAAAGATGCCAAAGAATACCTGGGTTACATTGCACAGCAGGAAGGCGTGGATGCAGAAGATGACGCGCTGCACATCATCGCCCAAAAGGCCGACGGTGCCATGCGGGACGCTCTTTCTATCTATGACAGGGTGGTGAGCTTTAGCGGAAAGAACCTCACCCGGCAGGCCGTTACCGAAAACCTGAACGTTCTCGATTACGACACCTACATTTCGGCTACAGACCTGATCCTCAAAAATGATATTCCGCAGCTCCTTTTATTGTTCAATGAGATTTTGAGCCACGGCTTTGACGGGCACCATTTTATTGCGGGGCTGGCGTCTCATTTTAGAGACCTTTTGGTTTGCAAAGACCCCAGGACCATCAACCTCCTTGAGGTGGGAGACAACACAAAAGCCCTGTACTACAAACAATCGCAGGAGGCATCTTCTTCTTTTTTGCTGAAGGGAATAGAACTGGCCAACGAATGCGACCTACAATACAAAAGTAGCCGGAACCAGCGTCTTTTGGTGGAGCTTTGCCTGATGCAGCTGGCTTCGGTCACTTTTAGCGACGAAAAAAAAAAGGATAGCAGCTACATAATTCCGCCGAACCATTTTACAGGGGCTCCAATCCCGGCGCCGGCACTTAAGCTTTCTTCCAAAGAGAAGGAAGTGATCGTCAATAACGAATACGCCAAAGGTGATTCGGCTGCACCCAGTGAAGCCCAGCTGCCCAAACCGGCTCCCGCCGGAGCTGCCGCCGATTGTGCTCCAGTAACTCCCGAACTTAAGAAGGAAGAGCCTGTCACGTCTCAAACTCCAGCACCAGAAACTTCAGCTACCACGAGTGAGACTTCAACCCCAGAAACTTCAGCCGGAGAAAAAATTTCAGAAAAAAATGCCATTTTAGACCCTGCTGCTGCCCGTGTTCCTTCCGCAGAAACAGCCGAGAAAACTTCCGAAGAGAAAACAGCTATAGCTGAAAAACCTCTTTCCACAAAGGTATCTGGGCTTTCCCTGAAAAGTATTCAGAAGAAAAAAGAACTGGAAGCCCAAAAACGGGAGGCTAAAGCTGAAGAGGAGGTGGTCAAAAATGGCAAATTTACCGAAGAACAAATGCAGGCCGCCTGGCAGGAATTCAGCGAAGAGCAGAATGACAGGGGCGAGAAGATCCTGGCTTCGATCATGCAGACAGACACTCCTGCTTTAATGGGCAAAAACATTTGTGTTGAACTTCCCAACGAGACCATGAAACTTGAGCTGGAGAAGGTGCAGTACCATTTGATGGGCTTTTTGAAGGAGAAACTTCAGAACACCCACATTCAGCTAAAAGTGACGGTTAATGAAAAGGCCGAAAAGAAGTTTGCGTTCACGCCCATTGAAAAATTTGAGAAGTTAAGGGAGAAAAACCCGCTTATTGAAAAGTTACGTTCCACCTTTGATTTGGATATATAA